A portion of the Parasteatoda tepidariorum isolate YZ-2023 chromosome 5, CAS_Ptep_4.0, whole genome shotgun sequence genome contains these proteins:
- the LOC107454055 gene encoding BTB/POZ domain-containing protein 6 has product MSSISEATIDKEEKISGSFIDVIEEECSSIQSVNVPFVATADKVLQYYLENRLHTDVTFQVRCGDGYICFPCHKLVLSIWSPVFAGIFFKKESITENVEITKMPPSAFEVMIKYCYGIETELQKYRDDINFLLKLYKGAKEYRIKGLQVLCCEFFSCALPTKDNVFELLDAASFIGSETLEQRCYKVVQTHTREIIQSRDLWNINRSMINTILEMSALNLKSENELITWMFEWGAQESAKHEDITLREIMNPFLPRLNFLFLKPKEFGLLVSKHKDFFDEKEGFAIFMNIVCLESWPLPSWFGRECNRSFVDSEN; this is encoded by the exons atgAGTTCTATTTCTGAAGCAACAATTgacaaggaagaaaaaatttccg GCAGCTTTATAGATGTTATAGAAGAGGAATGCTCTTCGATACAGAGTGTGAATGTTCCATTTGTTGCTACAGCTGATAAAGTACTGCAGTACTATCTTGAGAATCGCTTGCACACTGACGTTACATTCCAGGTTCGATGCGGTGATGGATACATTTGCTTTCCCTGCCACAAACTTGTACTGTCCATCTGGAGTCCAGTGTTCGCaggcatatttttcaaaaaggaatCCATCACCGAAAATGTTGAGATTACCAAAATGCCACCTTCGGCTTTCGAAGTCATGATCaa GTACTGTTATGGCATCGAGACAGAACTGCAGAAATATCGCGATGACATCAACTTCCTCTTGAAGTTGTACAAAGGAGCAAAAGAGTACAGAATTAAAGGCCTTCAGGTGTTGTGCTGCGAATTCTTCAGCTGTGCCTTGCCCACCAAAGACAACGTCTTCGAATTGCTAGACGCAGCTTCATTCATAGGCTCGGAGACCTTGGAACAACGTTGCTACAAAGTCGTTCAGACACACACCCGAGAAATCATACAGTCACGTGACCTGTGGAATATCAACCGATCTATGATCAACACCATTCTCGAAATGTCGGCTCTCaatttgaaatctgaaaatGAGTTGATCACTTGGATGTTTGAGTGGGGTGCTCAGGAATCAGCCAAACATGAAGATATTACCCTAAGGGAGATCATGAATCCCTTCTTACCTCGCCTGAACTTCCTATTCCTCAAACCCAAAGAGTTTGGATTGCTGGTATCTAAACACAAAGATTTCTTTGATGAAAAAGAAGGTTTTGCCATTTTCATGAATATCGTTTGCCTTGAATCCTGGCCTCTTCCCTCGTGGTTTGGCAGAGAATGTAATCGTTCTTTCGTTGATTCGGAAAATTAA